One part of the Coffea eugenioides isolate CCC68of chromosome 10, Ceug_1.0, whole genome shotgun sequence genome encodes these proteins:
- the LOC113748791 gene encoding probable nucleoredoxin 2 isoform X2 → MTQEAVRVRVRDSNNATEEGDQEFKNTNFLSILATEDRDFLLSATGAQVKISELEGKIVGIYFSANWYPPCNNFTPLLVNAFEEFKSQTPGFEVVFVSCDEDLDAFNNYRACMPWLAIPFSDLNTKKNLNSRFDVEGIPSLIILQPDNYKVDEAIHDGVELLYRYGKQAFPFTKERLQELQEREREKHENQTLMNLLTSQNRDFLLGHSTSKLVPVASLKGKTVGLYFSAQWCFPGVKFTSRLISIYQKIKEVLLEKGGEDFEIVFVSTDRDELSFNLFFGTMPWLALPFNDPTIKNLTKHFDVQWIPSLVILGPDGKTVTKKGRNLVNLYQENAYPFTEARTALLEKQMDEEAKSLPKSKYHVGHRHELTLVSEGSGGGPYICCDCDEQGLGWAYQCMECGYEVHPKCTKSAERPPGSDRQRS, encoded by the exons acaCGAATTTTTTGTCTATCCTAGCGACTGAGGATCGAGACTTTCTGCTATCTGCAACTGGAGCTCAG GTTAAAATTTCTGAACTTGAAGGCAAAATTGTTGGTATTTACTTTTCAGCTAATTGGTATCCACCATGTAACAACTTTACCCCTCTTTTGGTGAATGCTTTTGAGGAATTTAAGAGTCAGACTCCCGGTTTTGAGGTAGTTTTTGTGTCATGTGATGAAGACTTGGATGCCTTCAATAACTATCGGGCGTGCATGCCTTGGCTTGCAATCCCATTTTCTGATTTGAATACGAAGAAAAATTTGAATAGCAGGTTTGATGTAGAAGGTATTCCTTCCCTAATTATTCTACAACCTGACAATTACAAAGTCGATGAAGCAATTCATGATGGAGTTGAACTCCTGTACCGCTATGGGAAGCAGGCCTTTCCATTTACTAAAGAGAGGTTGCAGGAACTacaggagagagagagggagaagcATGAAAATCAGACGTTAATGAATCTGTTAACGAGCCAAAATCGAGATTTTCTATTGGGTCACTCAACATCCAAACTG GTCCCAGTTGCATCCTTGAAGGGTAAGACAGTTGGACTTTATTTCTCAGCGCAATGGTGTTTTCCAGGGGTGAAGTTCACTTCTAGGTTGATATCTATCTACCAAAAAATCAAAGAAGTGCTGCTGGAAAAAGGCGGTGAAGACTTCGAAATAGTTTTTGTGTCAACTGACCGTGATGAATTATCCTTTAACTTATTTTTTGGGACCATGCCATGGCTAGCATTGCCTTTTAATGATCCGACCATCAAGAACCTTACTAAACATTTCGATGTTCAATGGATCCCTAGCTTGGTAATTCTAGGCCCTGATGGAAAAACAGTGACCAAGAAGGGAAGGAATCTGGTAAACCTGTACCAAGAAAATGCTTACCCGTTCACTGAAGCTCGAACGGCATTGCTGGAGAAGCAAATGGATGAAGAAGCTAAAAGCCTGCCCAAATCCAAGTACCATGTGGGACATCGCCATGAGCTCACGCTAGTGTCTGAAGGCAGCGGAGGAGGACCTTACATTTGCTGTGACTGTGATGAGCAAGGACTTGGATGGGCGTATCAGTGCATGGAGTGTGGCTATGAGGTGCATCCTAAGTGTACGAAGTCGGCGGAGAGACCTCCTGGGAGCGATAGACAACGTTCTTGA
- the LOC113748791 gene encoding probable nucleoredoxin 2 isoform X1, whose translation MTQEAVRVRVRDSNNATEEGDQEFKNTNFLSILATEDRDFLLSATGAQYVLMQVKISELEGKIVGIYFSANWYPPCNNFTPLLVNAFEEFKSQTPGFEVVFVSCDEDLDAFNNYRACMPWLAIPFSDLNTKKNLNSRFDVEGIPSLIILQPDNYKVDEAIHDGVELLYRYGKQAFPFTKERLQELQEREREKHENQTLMNLLTSQNRDFLLGHSTSKLVPVASLKGKTVGLYFSAQWCFPGVKFTSRLISIYQKIKEVLLEKGGEDFEIVFVSTDRDELSFNLFFGTMPWLALPFNDPTIKNLTKHFDVQWIPSLVILGPDGKTVTKKGRNLVNLYQENAYPFTEARTALLEKQMDEEAKSLPKSKYHVGHRHELTLVSEGSGGGPYICCDCDEQGLGWAYQCMECGYEVHPKCTKSAERPPGSDRQRS comes from the exons acaCGAATTTTTTGTCTATCCTAGCGACTGAGGATCGAGACTTTCTGCTATCTGCAACTGGAGCTCAG TACGTGTTGATGCAGGTTAAAATTTCTGAACTTGAAGGCAAAATTGTTGGTATTTACTTTTCAGCTAATTGGTATCCACCATGTAACAACTTTACCCCTCTTTTGGTGAATGCTTTTGAGGAATTTAAGAGTCAGACTCCCGGTTTTGAGGTAGTTTTTGTGTCATGTGATGAAGACTTGGATGCCTTCAATAACTATCGGGCGTGCATGCCTTGGCTTGCAATCCCATTTTCTGATTTGAATACGAAGAAAAATTTGAATAGCAGGTTTGATGTAGAAGGTATTCCTTCCCTAATTATTCTACAACCTGACAATTACAAAGTCGATGAAGCAATTCATGATGGAGTTGAACTCCTGTACCGCTATGGGAAGCAGGCCTTTCCATTTACTAAAGAGAGGTTGCAGGAACTacaggagagagagagggagaagcATGAAAATCAGACGTTAATGAATCTGTTAACGAGCCAAAATCGAGATTTTCTATTGGGTCACTCAACATCCAAACTG GTCCCAGTTGCATCCTTGAAGGGTAAGACAGTTGGACTTTATTTCTCAGCGCAATGGTGTTTTCCAGGGGTGAAGTTCACTTCTAGGTTGATATCTATCTACCAAAAAATCAAAGAAGTGCTGCTGGAAAAAGGCGGTGAAGACTTCGAAATAGTTTTTGTGTCAACTGACCGTGATGAATTATCCTTTAACTTATTTTTTGGGACCATGCCATGGCTAGCATTGCCTTTTAATGATCCGACCATCAAGAACCTTACTAAACATTTCGATGTTCAATGGATCCCTAGCTTGGTAATTCTAGGCCCTGATGGAAAAACAGTGACCAAGAAGGGAAGGAATCTGGTAAACCTGTACCAAGAAAATGCTTACCCGTTCACTGAAGCTCGAACGGCATTGCTGGAGAAGCAAATGGATGAAGAAGCTAAAAGCCTGCCCAAATCCAAGTACCATGTGGGACATCGCCATGAGCTCACGCTAGTGTCTGAAGGCAGCGGAGGAGGACCTTACATTTGCTGTGACTGTGATGAGCAAGGACTTGGATGGGCGTATCAGTGCATGGAGTGTGGCTATGAGGTGCATCCTAAGTGTACGAAGTCGGCGGAGAGACCTCCTGGGAGCGATAGACAACGTTCTTGA